One Chlamydiota bacterium genomic window carries:
- a CDS encoding efflux RND transporter permease subunit — protein sequence MFNKIILWSLNNRMIVMAGLVVFLVAATYTTMRMPVDVFPEFAPPQVVVQTESPGLPPEDVEALITFPIESAVNGTPGVDKVRSASSVGLSTVVIVFRWGTDVYVARQLVNERIQSVRERFPVGTRAPVMLPITSAVGWMIKYSLESDTRSPMELRTISDWQIRPRILALGGVASVVAIGGDVKQYQVLLDHDRLRAYHVSIAEVREALEKSNINVPGAFLQVPTQEYVVTGVARITSLDDLRNTLIKFVKGTPIMVRNVADVKFGGEIKRGDGAINLKNAVIGTISKAYGADTLATTYKSEKALSDIQHQLPPDVKMNIRVFRQADFIEGSIRNLKKALLEGGMIVTVILFIFLMNFRASFISFLAMPTSLLAGVMVLKWFGVSLNSMTIGGLAIAIGEVVDDAIIDVENVFRRLRLNRESPNPEPILDVVFKGSTEIRNSVVYATLIVAIVFLPIFFLSGLEGRIFTPLGIAYLGSLMCSLIVALTVTPVLCYLLIGQTRKELRESFIAHALKKHYERLLHFTLRHVWPVVIATLVLIGVAIMMIPFFGRSFLPEFHEGNFIVVQSTLPGTSLDESMRLGYQVRQKLLKYPQVVSLSQRAGRSELDEDAQPPNFSEFDVKLDYDRDKRMSPDELLRHIRSDLSDIPGAIFNVGQFISHRMDEILSGIRAQVAIKIYGDDLNVLRQKGQEVLKVMQTLQGVEDLMLEQQINVPQVTIKIDREKASRYGLKVGELAESIDTVLNGVTVSQVLEGQKSFDLFVRLEDKARSDLESIRNILVDAPALQVEGSHGEAKIPLREVADIHFEERPYFINREDVQRRIVVSCNVAGRDLNSLISEAQKKIGAEVVPKLPAGYFIQYGGQFESQQQAQRILILFGIGAVVGIFLMLFQAFGTTREALLVMLNLPLALIGGVVAIFLTGRDMSVPAMIGFISLFGIASRNGIILISHYNQLRKEGQSLADTVIHGSLDRLNPVLMTAATAALGLVPLLWGDATGKELERPLAHVILGGLFTSTFLNMVLIPTLYNKIEVIREKQIKNKQKKGD from the coding sequence ATGTTTAATAAAATCATTCTATGGTCGCTGAACAATCGCATGATCGTTATGGCCGGGCTGGTCGTGTTTTTGGTGGCGGCCACTTACACGACGATGCGTATGCCGGTGGATGTGTTCCCCGAGTTTGCGCCGCCACAGGTCGTGGTCCAGACCGAATCCCCAGGGCTCCCTCCCGAAGATGTTGAGGCGTTGATCACCTTTCCTATTGAAAGTGCTGTCAACGGCACGCCGGGCGTGGACAAGGTGCGTTCGGCTTCATCGGTCGGACTGTCCACGGTTGTGATCGTATTTCGTTGGGGGACGGACGTGTATGTGGCAAGACAATTGGTGAATGAACGAATCCAATCCGTCCGCGAGCGGTTTCCTGTTGGCACACGTGCGCCTGTCATGTTGCCGATCACCTCAGCCGTCGGCTGGATGATTAAATATAGCCTTGAGAGCGACACGCGCTCGCCGATGGAGTTGCGCACAATTTCCGATTGGCAAATCCGCCCGCGCATCTTGGCTCTTGGAGGTGTTGCATCCGTCGTTGCCATTGGCGGTGATGTAAAACAATATCAAGTGCTCTTAGATCACGATCGCTTGCGTGCCTATCACGTGAGCATAGCCGAGGTACGCGAGGCATTAGAGAAATCCAACATCAACGTTCCGGGTGCGTTCTTGCAAGTACCCACCCAGGAATATGTCGTGACGGGTGTGGCGCGGATTACCTCGCTTGATGATTTGCGTAATACCCTTATTAAATTCGTCAAAGGAACGCCGATTATGGTGAGAAACGTAGCGGACGTGAAGTTCGGAGGTGAGATTAAGCGTGGCGATGGCGCGATCAATCTAAAAAACGCGGTCATTGGCACCATCTCCAAAGCCTATGGTGCAGACACGTTGGCCACCACCTACAAGTCGGAAAAAGCGCTGAGCGACATCCAACATCAATTACCGCCCGATGTAAAAATGAACATCAGAGTATTTCGTCAGGCGGATTTTATCGAAGGTTCGATCCGTAACTTAAAGAAAGCACTTCTCGAAGGCGGAATGATCGTGACGGTGATCTTGTTCATCTTTCTGATGAACTTCCGCGCGTCGTTCATCAGTTTTCTGGCGATGCCCACATCGCTGTTGGCAGGTGTCATGGTGTTGAAATGGTTCGGCGTGAGCCTCAACTCGATGACTATCGGCGGTCTGGCCATTGCCATTGGCGAGGTCGTGGATGACGCGATCATTGACGTAGAAAATGTGTTTCGCCGATTGCGCTTAAACCGTGAATCGCCAAATCCCGAGCCGATTCTGGACGTGGTGTTCAAAGGCTCGACCGAAATCCGAAACTCTGTTGTGTACGCGACGCTCATTGTGGCCATCGTATTTCTGCCGATATTCTTTCTCTCGGGTCTGGAAGGCCGCATCTTCACGCCGCTTGGCATTGCTTACCTCGGCTCGCTCATGTGCTCGCTTATCGTTGCGCTGACGGTGACGCCCGTGCTCTGCTACCTCCTGATTGGACAGACAAGAAAGGAATTGCGCGAAAGTTTTATTGCCCACGCGCTCAAGAAACACTACGAGCGGTTGCTTCATTTCACGCTGCGCCACGTTTGGCCGGTGGTGATTGCCACGTTGGTTCTGATTGGCGTGGCGATCATGATGATCCCATTTTTTGGCAGGTCGTTCCTGCCGGAGTTTCACGAGGGAAATTTCATCGTTGTGCAAAGCACATTGCCAGGTACATCGCTCGACGAATCCATGCGGCTCGGTTATCAAGTGAGGCAGAAATTGCTGAAGTACCCGCAGGTGGTTTCTCTTTCGCAGCGGGCAGGTCGCAGTGAGCTTGACGAAGACGCGCAGCCACCCAATTTCAGTGAGTTCGACGTGAAGCTTGATTACGACCGCGACAAGAGAATGTCACCTGACGAGTTATTACGCCATATTCGCTCTGATCTGTCGGACATCCCTGGTGCGATTTTTAATGTCGGCCAATTCATTTCGCATCGCATGGACGAAATTCTGTCGGGCATTCGCGCTCAGGTGGCGATCAAGATTTATGGTGATGACCTGAATGTGTTACGGCAAAAAGGGCAGGAAGTCTTGAAGGTTATGCAGACCCTTCAAGGGGTCGAGGATTTGATGTTGGAGCAGCAGATCAATGTCCCTCAAGTGACGATTAAAATTGACCGCGAGAAAGCCAGCCGCTATGGCCTGAAGGTGGGCGAGTTAGCGGAGTCGATTGACACGGTGCTCAACGGCGTCACTGTTTCCCAAGTGCTCGAAGGCCAAAAGTCTTTCGACCTGTTTGTGCGCTTAGAGGACAAGGCGCGCAGCGACCTTGAGTCCATCCGCAACATCCTCGTGGACGCACCTGCCCTGCAAGTGGAAGGATCACATGGAGAGGCGAAAATCCCCCTGCGCGAGGTCGCTGACATTCACTTCGAGGAGCGACCGTATTTCATTAACCGCGAAGACGTCCAGCGGCGCATCGTCGTCTCCTGCAATGTGGCGGGGCGCGACCTGAACAGTCTCATCAGTGAGGCACAGAAAAAAATCGGCGCAGAAGTCGTTCCGAAACTCCCGGCGGGTTACTTCATCCAATACGGTGGCCAGTTCGAGAGTCAGCAACAGGCGCAACGGATTTTAATCCTGTTCGGCATCGGCGCGGTGGTAGGTATTTTCCTGATGCTGTTCCAGGCGTTTGGCACGACGCGCGAAGCGCTCTTGGTGATGCTCAACCTGCCGTTGGCGCTCATCGGCGGCGTGGTTGCGATTTTTCTCACTGGCCGTGACATGAGTGTTCCGGCAATGATCGGATTTATCAGTCTTTTCGGCATCGCCTCGCGTAACGGGATCATTCTGATCAGCCATTACAACCAACTTCGCAAAGAAGGCCAATCGCTCGCTGACACTGTTATCCATGGTTCGCTTGACAGGCTCAACCCCGTGCTGATGACTGCTGCCACTGCTGCATTGGGTCTTGTGCCTCTCTTGTGGGGTGATGCGACTGGCAAAGAATTGGAGCGACCCCTTGCGCATGTGATCCTCGGAGGACTCTTCACCTCGACCTTTCTGAACATGGTCTTAATTCCAACCCTGTACAATAAGATTGAAGTGATTCGTGAAAAGCAAATCAAAAATAAACAAAAAAAAGGAGATTAA
- a CDS encoding efflux RND transporter periplasmic adaptor subunit, which yields MKIQKIILSPWVVIVVATLCLALPKRLFAHGGQIETGEGGGGPVKLTIEQQTVIGLETVTAQLRDIDAVLVLNGKVKLNPNLHAHVSTRIEGRVEKLYANVGDKVEKGERLADIQSRQIGNPPPIVTLEAIVSGVINDRSVTLGESVEPNKELFHIIDLSEVIVEVEVYEEDIGKVKPDQAARVRVLGYPGDIFKGKITFVGVELDPEKRTLPVWVTVKNPDGKLKPEMFAKVAVVLEHNEGVLAVPKEAILEESGEKFVFVQAGDSFNRVDVQTGAEDDRFVEIRDGLVPDDVVVTDGKREVYTQSLMARGVRPPTDTD from the coding sequence ATGAAAATTCAAAAAATAATTCTTAGTCCTTGGGTGGTGATCGTCGTAGCAACGCTGTGTTTAGCTTTACCGAAGCGATTGTTCGCCCACGGTGGGCAAATCGAAACAGGCGAAGGGGGCGGCGGGCCTGTGAAATTGACGATAGAGCAGCAGACGGTCATCGGCCTCGAGACGGTGACGGCACAACTCCGCGACATTGACGCTGTTCTGGTGCTTAACGGAAAAGTAAAACTCAATCCGAATCTTCACGCGCACGTCAGCACGCGTATCGAAGGCCGCGTCGAAAAGCTTTATGCCAACGTAGGTGACAAGGTCGAGAAAGGAGAGAGGCTTGCGGACATCCAATCGCGGCAGATCGGTAATCCGCCTCCCATCGTCACGCTCGAGGCGATAGTCAGCGGCGTGATCAATGACCGTAGTGTCACCCTCGGGGAATCGGTGGAGCCGAATAAGGAATTATTTCACATCATTGATTTGTCTGAGGTCATCGTCGAGGTGGAAGTGTATGAAGAAGACATTGGCAAGGTGAAACCTGACCAAGCCGCCCGCGTTCGCGTACTGGGATACCCGGGCGATATCTTCAAGGGAAAAATTACGTTTGTCGGTGTAGAACTTGACCCAGAGAAACGCACGTTGCCCGTGTGGGTCACGGTGAAAAATCCAGACGGCAAGCTCAAGCCTGAGATGTTCGCCAAGGTCGCGGTCGTGCTTGAGCACAACGAGGGCGTGCTCGCTGTCCCGAAGGAAGCTATTCTGGAAGAGAGTGGCGAAAAATTCGTCTTCGTGCAAGCAGGTGACTCGTTCAACCGCGTGGATGTGCAGACGGGCGCCGAGGACGACCGTTTTGTCGAGATCAGGGACGGACTCGTACCAGACGATGTTGTGGTGACCGATGGCAAACGCGAGGTTTATACCCAATCACTCATGGCCCGTGGTGTAAGACCGCCCACCGATACCGATTAG